A window from Lactiplantibacillus pentosus encodes these proteins:
- a CDS encoding glucose-1-phosphate adenylyltransferase encodes MQDDMLGIILAGGQGTRLGKLTKDTAKPAVPFGGRYRIIDFTLSNCANSGVNTVGVITQYQPLELNAHIGSGASWGFDSLNGGVTVLQPYSSSEGEKFFQGTAHAIYQNIEYIDQQDPKYLLVLSGDHIYKMDYDAMLKYHQEKKASLTVGVIPVSKEEAKRFGMMNTDATDRIIEFEEKPEHPKSDKASMGIYIFNWPTLRDYLVKSYATDKSLEDFGKNVIPSYLANNESVYAYAFKGYWRDVGTIKSLWKANMEFLSPHNRLNIGDRYWRIYSKAEVLPPMFLTETSQVNNAMVVDSCYVAGEIDHSILSQRVSVGMGSRIVDSMVMPGATIGKNVVIDHALIGEDAVIGDDAQIIGTDDEIAVVGYHETMGVEQP; translated from the coding sequence ATGCAAGATGACATGTTAGGAATCATTTTAGCGGGCGGTCAAGGGACCCGTCTAGGTAAGTTAACGAAGGATACGGCCAAACCAGCCGTGCCGTTTGGTGGCCGTTATCGGATTATTGATTTTACGCTCAGTAACTGTGCGAACTCCGGCGTGAACACGGTCGGCGTCATTACGCAGTATCAACCCTTAGAGTTGAATGCGCACATCGGCAGTGGCGCTAGTTGGGGCTTTGACAGCTTGAATGGTGGCGTGACTGTTCTGCAGCCGTATTCGTCAAGTGAAGGCGAGAAGTTCTTCCAAGGAACCGCGCACGCCATTTATCAAAATATCGAATATATCGACCAACAGGACCCGAAGTATTTGCTCGTTCTGTCTGGCGACCATATTTATAAAATGGATTATGACGCGATGTTGAAATATCATCAGGAGAAGAAAGCGTCGCTGACGGTCGGCGTGATTCCGGTGTCTAAGGAAGAAGCGAAGCGCTTCGGCATGATGAATACGGATGCCACTGACCGGATCATCGAGTTTGAAGAAAAACCCGAACATCCCAAGAGCGACAAAGCCTCGATGGGCATCTACATTTTTAACTGGCCGACGCTCCGGGACTACCTCGTCAAGAGTTATGCGACCGATAAGTCGTTGGAGGATTTCGGGAAGAACGTCATCCCATCTTACCTGGCCAATAATGAATCCGTTTACGCATACGCGTTTAAGGGTTATTGGCGCGATGTCGGGACCATCAAGAGTCTGTGGAAAGCCAACATGGAGTTCTTGTCGCCACATAATCGGTTGAATATCGGCGACCGCTACTGGCGCATCTATTCTAAAGCGGAGGTCCTACCACCGATGTTCTTGACTGAGACGAGTCAGGTCAATAACGCGATGGTCGTCGATAGTTGTTACGTCGCGGGTGAGATCGACCATTCGATCTTGTCACAGCGGGTCTCCGTTGGGATGGGCAGTCGCATCGTCGACAGTATGGTCATGCCGGGCGCAACGATTGGCAAAAACGTGGTGATCGACCACGCACTAATTGGGGAAGATGCAGTGATTGGTGATGATGCCCAAATCATCGGAACGGATGATGAGATTGCAGTCGTTGGGTATCACGAAACGATGGGGGTGGAACAGCCATGA
- the glgD gene encoding glucose-1-phosphate adenylyltransferase subunit GlgD has product MRREQVSAIINLLEPSDELQPLTAVRPVGMLPFGGRYRLVDFQLSSVINAGIQNVMVTVPRSGRSVADHLRSGRDWSLNTIRGGLFLSPYNDLKLVAPEKKAALLHHYYDNSIQFLKCSQSEYSVVMSTRNVGNIDLKALLRYHEERNSPVTAVYKRVDPASLIPENTILQLTAKGEATAVVPMSKAKIGPRTKKVAKSMAIYLMSTVDLIELLQSANQRGDMISLEELMRQAVIQHNANAFEYTGFEANIHDIKSYFAANMAVLDEANFRALFYSSRRIYTKVKNEIPTFFATGSLCRDSLCGTGGYIEGQITHSVIFRDVLVNRDTQVKNAIIMQGARIGAGCKLENVIIDKDAVIGPNLVLKGTPTAPLIISKGQRVFQQAEVAVND; this is encoded by the coding sequence ATGAGACGTGAACAAGTTAGTGCCATTATCAACCTACTAGAACCAAGTGATGAGTTACAGCCCTTAACGGCCGTGCGACCCGTCGGCATGCTACCATTTGGCGGGCGGTACCGCTTAGTCGATTTTCAACTTTCAAGCGTGATTAATGCCGGTATTCAAAATGTGATGGTGACGGTGCCCCGTTCTGGTCGCTCCGTTGCTGACCATCTCAGAAGCGGCCGTGATTGGAGCCTGAACACGATTCGCGGGGGACTGTTCCTATCGCCCTATAACGATTTGAAGCTAGTCGCCCCGGAGAAGAAAGCGGCGCTGTTGCATCACTACTACGATAATTCGATTCAGTTCCTCAAATGCAGTCAGAGCGAGTACTCGGTCGTCATGAGTACTCGCAACGTCGGTAACATTGATTTGAAGGCGCTATTACGCTACCACGAGGAACGCAATAGTCCCGTAACGGCCGTTTATAAACGAGTCGACCCAGCCAGTCTGATTCCTGAAAACACCATTTTACAATTGACTGCCAAGGGTGAAGCAACGGCGGTAGTGCCAATGAGTAAGGCGAAAATCGGGCCGCGGACTAAAAAAGTGGCCAAAAGTATGGCGATTTATCTGATGAGTACCGTCGACTTGATTGAACTATTACAGTCTGCAAACCAGCGCGGCGACATGATCAGTTTGGAAGAATTGATGCGCCAAGCCGTGATTCAGCACAATGCGAACGCCTTTGAATACACTGGATTTGAAGCCAATATTCATGATATAAAGAGTTATTTCGCCGCCAACATGGCCGTGCTGGATGAAGCCAACTTCCGGGCGCTGTTCTACAGTTCACGGCGCATCTATACCAAGGTCAAAAACGAGATTCCAACGTTCTTTGCGACGGGCTCGCTGTGTCGTGACAGCCTCTGCGGAACGGGTGGTTACATCGAGGGACAAATCACGCATTCTGTCATTTTCAGAGATGTTCTGGTCAATCGCGATACCCAAGTCAAGAATGCCATCATCATGCAAGGCGCTCGTATCGGAGCCGGCTGTAAGCTCGAAAATGTCATTATTGATAAGGATGCCGTGATTGGGCCTAACCTGGTACTCAAAGGCACGCCAACGGCACCGTTAATTATCAGCAAGGGCCAGCGCGTCTTCCAGCAAGCGGAGGTGGCGGTCAATGACTAG
- a CDS encoding glycogen/starch/alpha-glucan phosphorylase has protein sequence MKLTCAQFKKDFLSEIETLYSTALNDTSTIGQFIALGQLVRRYNSQSWTRTAKLYRDQHQKQVYYFSIEFLPGRLLASNLLNLNLLDTVKKGLKELGLDFETISRAEPDPALGNGGLGRLAACYMDAMASLKIAGNGNGIRYRYGLFKQVFMDGYQVELPDDWLHHGNVWETRRDNKSCLVQFGGNVWLQPQPDGSLQPQYENTDDVLAVPYDVGIVGYHNDITNTLRLWSAELPPSASESYSSQEQRDRISDITKVLYPDDSNSAGQQLRLRQEYFFSSAGVQSIVRDFCASHHGLRNLGKKVAIHINDTHPTLVIPEMMRLLMDEHHCTWDVAWTLTTQVMSYTNHTILQEALETWPIDMFKGLLPRIYQIIVEIDRRYREQQTPIFGKALVDQTAPLGNGQVRMAYLAVIGSHSVNGVAPLHTELLKTDVLRGLYQVYPERFNNKTNGIATRRWVQLANQPLAHLIDQTIGTDWRRQPDLLQTLLPYQQDDHFLHQLGQVKQINKQALAAYVQRKMGIKIRTDAIYDVQIKRLHAYKRQLLHVFEILREYFELKDHPQAPFVPRVHVFGAKAAPSYHYAKAIIKLINVVADLVNQDPAIGDRLKVVFIPNYGVSIAELIIPAADVSEQISTASKEASGTSNMKLMANGALSLATYDGANIDIIQAAGAENEYPFGLKVDEVYDYYHRGNYHAADFYQADPELKRILDSLVDGTIPGIPTVGREIYDSLLRYNDEFFVLADYRAYVTQQQQISRDFQDQPTWQQRSLANIAASGHFAADLAVARYADDIWQVPHERLN, from the coding sequence TTGAAATTAACGTGCGCACAGTTTAAGAAAGATTTTTTAAGTGAAATTGAGACGCTGTATTCGACAGCGCTGAATGACACGTCAACGATTGGCCAGTTTATTGCGCTCGGGCAGTTAGTCCGGCGCTACAACAGTCAAAGCTGGACGCGGACGGCGAAACTGTATCGCGACCAGCATCAAAAACAAGTCTATTACTTCTCTATCGAATTTTTGCCAGGTCGACTCCTGGCTTCTAACCTGCTGAACTTGAATTTACTGGATACGGTCAAAAAAGGGTTAAAAGAGTTGGGCTTAGATTTCGAGACCATCAGCCGAGCGGAACCCGACCCCGCACTGGGCAACGGCGGTTTAGGGCGATTAGCAGCCTGTTACATGGATGCGATGGCTAGTTTGAAAATCGCGGGTAATGGTAACGGCATCCGCTATCGCTATGGCTTATTCAAACAAGTCTTTATGGACGGCTACCAAGTCGAATTGCCCGATGATTGGTTACATCACGGTAATGTCTGGGAGACGCGCCGTGACAATAAGAGTTGCCTGGTCCAATTCGGCGGCAACGTCTGGCTCCAGCCGCAACCTGATGGCAGTTTGCAGCCGCAGTATGAAAATACGGATGATGTCTTGGCCGTTCCTTACGATGTCGGCATCGTTGGCTACCATAATGACATCACGAACACCTTACGTTTATGGTCGGCAGAACTGCCACCTAGTGCGTCTGAAAGTTATTCGTCGCAGGAACAACGGGACCGCATCAGCGATATTACCAAAGTGCTCTATCCGGATGACTCCAATTCAGCCGGGCAACAGCTGCGACTGCGCCAAGAATACTTTTTCTCATCCGCTGGTGTGCAAAGTATCGTCCGAGACTTTTGTGCGAGTCATCATGGCTTACGCAATCTGGGTAAAAAGGTCGCGATTCACATCAACGATACCCATCCAACGCTCGTCATTCCGGAGATGATGCGGCTACTCATGGACGAGCATCACTGCACCTGGGACGTGGCATGGACGTTGACGACCCAAGTGATGAGTTATACCAACCATACGATTTTACAGGAGGCTTTAGAGACGTGGCCAATCGACATGTTTAAGGGCCTGTTACCACGAATCTACCAGATTATCGTGGAAATCGACCGGCGTTATCGGGAACAACAGACGCCCATTTTTGGCAAGGCACTGGTCGATCAGACGGCGCCTTTGGGCAATGGTCAGGTGCGGATGGCCTACTTGGCAGTGATTGGTAGCCACAGCGTTAACGGGGTCGCGCCGTTGCATACCGAACTACTGAAGACGGACGTGTTACGGGGCTTGTATCAAGTTTATCCCGAACGTTTTAATAACAAGACGAACGGGATTGCGACTCGGCGCTGGGTCCAACTTGCCAACCAACCCTTAGCACACCTGATCGATCAGACGATCGGCACGGATTGGCGGCGACAGCCTGATTTGTTGCAGACGTTACTGCCGTATCAACAAGACGATCACTTTTTGCACCAATTAGGACAAGTCAAACAGATTAATAAACAGGCTTTGGCAGCATATGTACAGCGGAAGATGGGCATCAAAATCAGGACCGATGCCATCTATGACGTCCAAATCAAACGGCTGCACGCCTATAAACGGCAACTACTGCACGTGTTTGAGATTCTCCGGGAGTACTTTGAACTCAAGGACCACCCGCAAGCACCGTTTGTCCCGCGGGTGCACGTTTTTGGCGCTAAGGCCGCCCCGAGTTACCACTATGCCAAGGCAATTATCAAGCTGATCAACGTGGTGGCGGACTTGGTCAATCAGGATCCGGCTATCGGGGACCGGTTGAAAGTGGTCTTCATTCCGAATTATGGCGTGTCCATCGCTGAGTTGATTATTCCCGCTGCAGACGTGAGCGAGCAGATCTCGACCGCCTCTAAGGAAGCGTCAGGGACCAGCAATATGAAGTTGATGGCGAACGGCGCGCTGTCGCTGGCGACTTATGATGGTGCTAACATCGATATTATCCAAGCGGCCGGGGCGGAGAACGAGTACCCATTCGGTCTGAAAGTGGACGAGGTCTATGACTACTACCATCGTGGCAATTATCACGCAGCGGACTTTTACCAGGCTGATCCAGAATTAAAACGCATTTTGGATAGCTTAGTCGATGGGACGATTCCGGGGATTCCAACGGTCGGCCGCGAGATTTACGATTCGCTACTGCGTTACAACGATGAATTCTTTGTCTTGGCGGATTATCGCGCGTATGTCACGCAACAACAACAAATCAGTCGTGATTTTCAAGACCAGCCGACCTGGCAACAACGGTCACTAGCCAACATCGCGGCTTCCGGGCACTTTGCCGCTGATTTGGCCGTCGCCCGGTATGCGGACGATATTTGGCAAGTGCCGCACGAGCGGCTGAATTAA
- the glgA gene encoding glycogen synthase GlgA, which translates to MTRVLFAAAESAPFYKTGGLGDVSMALPRALQAEGVETRVVIPYYPRQMPAEYQQQLKPVTHFTVQVGARAMYCGVKTLTVAHVQYYLIDNLDYFGRDGLYGYWDDGERFAFFQMAICEMMERIDYIPDILQLNDWHTAFIPVLLAEKYYWIEAYRDIKTLLTIHNLQFQGIYDPIILDSLFHIGTETYTKSGVAFYDRVNWLKGGINFADAVNTVSPTYAQEIQTPAFGEHLDGVLRANRHKLSGILNGIDTQVYDPATDPALKVNYTVKDLKSKRLDKRALQRRLGLPEKNVPLLAVISRLTRQKGIDLLLDSLDPFLQRQDVQLVVLGTGEPALEQAWRTYQQAYPQKVVAAIQFDTQLAQQIYAASDLFLMPSAFEPCGLSQMMAMHYGSLPVVHAVGGLRDTVLPYNQYTGQGTGFSFDDYRPEVFRKMLTVAVNLYRHDPQIWRQLQHQAMTCDFGWERSAQQYRTTYLKLMR; encoded by the coding sequence ATGACTAGGGTGTTATTTGCAGCGGCAGAATCAGCGCCCTTTTATAAAACGGGGGGACTGGGTGACGTCAGCATGGCCCTGCCGCGTGCGTTACAAGCAGAAGGCGTCGAGACACGGGTCGTGATTCCCTACTATCCCCGGCAGATGCCAGCTGAGTATCAGCAGCAGTTAAAACCAGTGACGCACTTTACCGTTCAGGTGGGTGCCCGCGCGATGTATTGTGGCGTTAAGACGCTGACGGTGGCGCACGTTCAATATTATTTAATTGATAATTTAGACTACTTTGGACGCGACGGCCTGTACGGTTACTGGGATGACGGCGAACGCTTCGCCTTTTTCCAGATGGCGATTTGTGAAATGATGGAGCGTATCGATTACATTCCAGACATTTTGCAACTCAACGACTGGCACACCGCGTTTATCCCGGTCTTACTTGCCGAGAAGTACTACTGGATCGAAGCCTATCGCGATATCAAGACGCTGCTGACGATTCACAATTTACAATTTCAGGGCATTTATGACCCAATCATCTTAGATAGCCTCTTTCACATCGGGACCGAGACGTATACCAAGTCGGGGGTCGCCTTCTATGACCGTGTGAACTGGCTGAAGGGTGGCATTAACTTTGCGGATGCCGTCAATACCGTCTCACCGACCTATGCGCAGGAGATTCAGACCCCGGCGTTTGGCGAGCACCTGGACGGGGTCTTGCGGGCCAATCGGCATAAGCTGAGCGGCATCTTGAATGGCATCGACACCCAGGTCTATGATCCGGCGACTGACCCGGCATTAAAGGTCAACTATACGGTCAAGGATTTAAAGTCGAAGCGGTTGGACAAACGGGCGTTGCAACGGCGTCTCGGCTTACCTGAAAAAAATGTCCCACTATTGGCCGTCATCTCACGGCTAACACGGCAAAAGGGGATTGATCTGTTGCTCGATTCATTGGATCCCTTCTTGCAGCGCCAAGATGTGCAATTAGTCGTATTAGGAACCGGTGAGCCGGCGCTCGAACAAGCCTGGCGGACCTATCAACAGGCGTACCCGCAAAAAGTGGTGGCCGCGATTCAGTTTGATACGCAGCTAGCCCAGCAAATCTACGCGGCTAGTGACCTCTTCTTGATGCCGTCAGCCTTCGAACCCTGTGGCTTATCGCAAATGATGGCGATGCATTATGGGAGTCTGCCAGTCGTGCACGCGGTCGGTGGGTTGCGCGATACGGTGCTGCCATATAATCAATATACCGGTCAGGGCACGGGGTTTAGCTTCGATGATTACCGACCAGAAGTGTTCCGCAAGATGCTGACGGTCGCCGTGAACTTATATCGGCACGACCCGCAAATCTGGCGACAGTTACAACATCAGGCGATGACCTGTGATTTTGGCTGGGAGCGGTCGGCGCAGCAGTACCGAACGACCTATTTGAAGTTAATGCGTTAG